The Cyanobium sp. ATX 6F1 genome includes a region encoding these proteins:
- a CDS encoding restriction endonuclease, giving the protein MTLWLIRAGSHGEQEQKFLDEGRVYLAWDALNVDLAALADRQALIHAMEQRYQEEKAKALINWSAQVWAFGRDMAQGDWVVMPSKLQSGLYFGEITSGYHFEQGGPDPYFHWRSVNWFSGLIPRSAFPQDILYSFGAFLTICRIQRNDAEARVRAMAANKWKPESAGASVATPQQPGQGETISDVSAPINVNLEELAGDQVERLIEARFKGHGLTELVEAILRAEGYTTYRSPEGADGGADILAGGGELGFGKPKICVEVKSGSEPADRPTVDKLIGAGQKFGAETCLFVSWGGFKPNVQKELARDFFRVRLWSRKDLLEKLFEHYERLPEEIRLALPLKRVWMVATQND; this is encoded by the coding sequence ATGACCCTTTGGCTGATCCGCGCCGGCTCCCACGGCGAGCAGGAGCAGAAGTTTCTCGACGAGGGTCGCGTGTACTTGGCCTGGGATGCTCTGAATGTGGATCTGGCTGCCCTGGCTGACCGGCAGGCCCTGATCCATGCAATGGAGCAGCGCTACCAAGAGGAGAAGGCCAAGGCGCTGATCAACTGGTCTGCGCAGGTGTGGGCCTTTGGGCGCGACATGGCACAGGGAGACTGGGTTGTGATGCCCTCCAAGCTCCAGTCGGGCCTCTACTTCGGAGAGATCACCAGTGGCTATCACTTCGAGCAGGGAGGCCCGGATCCCTACTTCCACTGGCGCAGCGTCAACTGGTTCAGCGGCCTGATCCCCCGCAGCGCCTTCCCGCAAGACATTCTTTATTCATTCGGGGCGTTCCTCACCATCTGTCGCATCCAGCGGAACGACGCGGAAGCACGGGTGCGGGCGATGGCTGCGAACAAATGGAAGCCGGAGAGCGCTGGCGCGAGCGTGGCCACACCGCAGCAGCCAGGTCAGGGTGAAACTATCAGCGACGTCAGCGCCCCGATCAACGTCAACCTGGAGGAGCTGGCCGGCGATCAAGTGGAGCGGCTGATCGAGGCCCGCTTCAAGGGGCATGGCCTCACCGAACTTGTGGAGGCGATCCTGCGGGCCGAGGGATACACCACCTACCGCAGCCCGGAGGGAGCTGACGGAGGTGCCGACATCCTGGCTGGCGGTGGTGAGTTGGGCTTCGGGAAGCCCAAGATTTGCGTTGAGGTGAAGTCAGGATCCGAGCCAGCGGATCGGCCAACGGTGGACAAGCTGATCGGCGCCGGGCAGAAATTCGGCGCCGAGACCTGCCTCTTCGTGAGCTGGGGTGGTTTCAAGCCCAATGTTCAAAAAGAGCTGGCACGGGATTTCTTCCGGGTCCGGCTCTGGAGCCGCAAGGATCTGCTTGAGAAACTCTTTGAGCACTACGAGAGGCTGCCGGAAGAGATCCGCCTGGCTCTTCCACTCAAGCGGGTATGGATGGTGGCCACTCAGAACGACTGA
- a CDS encoding tetratricopeptide repeat protein yields MQATSFTIEETTFDRKLLPEDSGKPGSAAFHRAVTDYFQQAYGAMGGRVDVVFANGRIEVNWSPATESATSTAEAMAAITPLLKQRRYGEARPLLVALLEAEPENRDALYNLGMVASDEGQLKEARELLRRAVAVDPSFANAQVALGVAALRDQDQAEARQALESAIELEPGNPYALRTLGSLLTAAGALAAGAARFRQALAVAPNDAVASLSLAQALLELDPGEHRDEADALLLQVIEQHPFGELGEQAKALRGQVAARDLRQASSNGLRPDAVTYCLDALRRFQAMDQAEFLAVISEVAAVGQSGLQINEPGTSRTLKTLPGRWSDLALACLIHVGMKRLTPDEDSGLGIEAEYEEALRLIGGDGVGP; encoded by the coding sequence ATGCAGGCCACCTCGTTCACGATCGAGGAGACAACCTTCGATCGGAAGCTGCTGCCGGAAGACAGCGGTAAGCCGGGCAGCGCGGCCTTCCACCGGGCGGTGACCGACTACTTCCAGCAGGCCTATGGCGCCATGGGCGGGCGGGTGGATGTGGTGTTCGCCAATGGGCGCATCGAGGTGAACTGGAGCCCAGCCACTGAGAGTGCAACTTCGACAGCCGAGGCGATGGCGGCCATCACACCGCTGCTGAAGCAACGCCGCTACGGCGAGGCCCGGCCGTTGCTGGTGGCCCTGCTGGAAGCCGAACCCGAGAACCGAGACGCGCTCTACAACCTGGGCATGGTGGCCAGCGATGAGGGTCAGCTGAAGGAGGCCCGTGAACTCCTGCGGCGGGCGGTCGCGGTGGATCCTTCGTTTGCCAATGCCCAGGTGGCCCTGGGTGTGGCAGCGCTGAGGGACCAGGACCAGGCAGAAGCACGCCAGGCGCTTGAGAGCGCGATTGAGCTGGAGCCTGGCAACCCCTATGCGCTGCGCACCCTCGGGAGCCTGCTCACCGCGGCGGGCGCACTGGCGGCAGGGGCAGCACGGTTCCGGCAGGCCCTTGCGGTGGCACCGAACGATGCGGTGGCCAGCCTGAGCCTGGCCCAGGCGCTGTTGGAGCTGGATCCAGGTGAGCACCGCGACGAGGCCGATGCGCTGCTGCTGCAGGTGATCGAGCAGCACCCGTTTGGGGAGCTGGGCGAGCAGGCCAAGGCGCTGCGGGGGCAGGTCGCCGCGCGGGACCTACGCCAGGCCAGCAGCAATGGTTTGAGGCCGGACGCGGTGACCTACTGCCTCGATGCCCTGCGCCGCTTCCAGGCGATGGACCAGGCCGAGTTCCTGGCGGTGATCAGCGAGGTGGCGGCGGTGGGCCAGAGCGGGCTGCAGATCAATGAGCCAGGCACCTCCCGCACCCTGAAGACCCTGCCGGGCCGCTGGAGCGACCTAGCCCTGGCCTGCCTGATCCATGTGGGCATGAAGCGGCTCACGCCTGATGAGGATTCAGGGCTGGGGATTGAGGCGGAATACGAGGAAGCGCTCAGACTGATTGGTGGTGACGGAGTAGGCCCATGA
- a CDS encoding alpha/beta fold hydrolase yields MEAEAFPLIDGPDAAPASVLLAHGAGAPMDSPFMAAIAGGLAQQGWRVVRFEFPYMARQRILGRRQGPDRMPVLQEAFRQQARLEQMEEPDRPLFIGGKSMGGRVASLLVDELAASDRVRGCICLGYPFHPPGKPLQLRTEHLSALQTSTLILQGERDTFGRREEVETYVLSPQVQLRWIPSGDHSFKSTRSSGLSEAENWATAVALSDQFLRERLMH; encoded by the coding sequence ATGGAAGCCGAGGCGTTTCCCTTGATCGATGGACCCGACGCCGCGCCGGCCTCCGTGCTGCTGGCCCATGGGGCCGGTGCACCGATGGACAGCCCGTTCATGGCGGCGATCGCCGGCGGCCTGGCGCAGCAGGGCTGGCGGGTGGTGCGCTTTGAATTCCCCTACATGGCCCGGCAGCGAATCCTGGGCAGGCGTCAGGGACCCGACCGGATGCCGGTGCTGCAGGAGGCGTTCCGCCAGCAGGCGCGGCTCGAGCAGATGGAGGAGCCGGACCGGCCGCTGTTTATCGGCGGCAAGTCGATGGGCGGCCGAGTGGCAAGCCTGCTGGTCGATGAGTTGGCCGCCAGCGATCGGGTGCGCGGCTGCATCTGTCTGGGCTATCCCTTTCACCCGCCCGGCAAACCGCTGCAGCTGCGCACCGAGCACCTGAGCGCCTTGCAGACGTCCACCCTGATCCTGCAGGGGGAGCGGGATACGTTCGGTCGCCGCGAGGAGGTGGAGACCTACGTCCTCTCGCCGCAGGTGCAACTGCGCTGGATCCCCAGCGGTGACCACAGCTTCAAGTCCACCCGCAGCTCCGGGCTCAGCGAGGCGGAGAACTGGGCCACGGCGGTGGCCTTGAGCGATCAGTTCCTGCGGGAGCGTCTGATGCACTGA
- a CDS encoding GNAT family N-acetyltransferase, with the protein MRPADLPQVTEWARREGFCPGPCDVDDYRDTDSDGLWVGCLNGEPVGCIAGVRYDDQYGFIGLFLVRPEHRGHGYGVALWERALAHLEGVACVGLEAADARLVDYTGWGFTAAGATLRWRRDTGGRGDRDAAAPEPQGINLLPAAAVPKDVVQDYDARHEATPRPLFLGLWLGEPNPGTVVVALDAEGCCRGYGRIRPCLLDGPERAGGWRLGPLIADSSPIAQALIDQLTAHRHGPVLIDAPDANPHSGPLLRSAGFSVVSHTVRMYRGGPPQLPLQDLYGLACLELG; encoded by the coding sequence ATGCGGCCTGCAGATCTGCCCCAGGTGACCGAGTGGGCGCGGCGGGAAGGCTTCTGCCCAGGCCCATGCGATGTCGACGACTATCGCGACACCGATTCTGACGGCCTATGGGTGGGCTGCCTTAACGGCGAGCCTGTGGGGTGTATCGCCGGCGTCCGCTACGACGACCAATACGGCTTTATCGGCCTGTTCCTGGTCCGCCCTGAGCACCGGGGCCATGGTTACGGCGTGGCCCTCTGGGAGCGGGCCCTGGCCCACCTTGAGGGGGTGGCCTGCGTGGGACTGGAGGCGGCCGATGCGCGATTGGTGGACTACACCGGCTGGGGGTTCACCGCCGCAGGCGCAACCCTGCGCTGGCGTCGGGACACAGGTGGCCGGGGGGATCGCGACGCCGCTGCGCCCGAACCACAGGGGATCAACCTGCTGCCGGCAGCCGCCGTGCCCAAGGATGTGGTGCAGGACTATGACGCCCGCCACGAGGCCACTCCCCGGCCGCTCTTCTTGGGCCTCTGGCTGGGGGAGCCGAATCCCGGCACTGTGGTGGTAGCTCTCGACGCCGAGGGCTGCTGTCGCGGGTACGGCCGCATCAGGCCCTGCCTGCTGGATGGCCCAGAGCGGGCAGGGGGCTGGCGGCTAGGGCCGTTGATCGCTGACAGCAGCCCCATTGCGCAGGCCCTGATCGATCAGCTGACCGCCCACCGCCATGGCCCGGTGTTGATCGACGCTCCGGATGCCAACCCCCACTCCGGTCCGCTGCTGCGGTCGGCGGGCTTCTCGGTAGTGAGCCATACGGTGCGCATGTACCGAGGTGGGCCGCCCCAGCTACCGCTGCAAGACCTCTACGGCTTGGCCTGCCTTGAGCTGGGCTGA
- a CDS encoding type II toxin-antitoxin system PemK/MazF family toxin — MELKAGQIVTVDWRKDPDDPDQDPHPPEPNKLRPAVVVQDCELFDFAYPTVLVVPMTSDPELAIPDLTVVLQPSATNGCKKVSYLLPQNLTCVAKTRITTATDSCVTPAELQQLRQLVVLAIGGLT; from the coding sequence GTGGAGCTGAAGGCAGGGCAAATTGTCACGGTCGACTGGCGCAAAGATCCAGATGACCCCGATCAAGACCCTCACCCCCCGGAGCCCAACAAGCTCAGACCGGCTGTGGTCGTGCAGGATTGCGAACTGTTTGACTTTGCTTATCCCACAGTCCTGGTGGTGCCGATGACGAGCGACCCCGAACTGGCCATTCCCGACCTGACTGTGGTGCTGCAACCCAGCGCGACCAACGGCTGCAAGAAGGTGAGCTATCTGCTCCCTCAGAATCTCACCTGTGTCGCCAAGACACGCATCACCACAGCCACTGACTCCTGCGTCACCCCCGCCGAGCTACAGCAACTGCGCCAGCTGGTGGTGCTGGCCATCGGAGGGCTCACCTGA
- a CDS encoding TetR/AcrR family transcriptional regulator gives MRYPEGHNQAVRERILSSAAEELRRNGLSGIGIPALMKRAGLTHGAFYSHFPNREALVAEAIRAAAAASADGPLAGSSTLEQSLAQYLSPEHLAHPERGCVIAALGGEGARQPAPVRSAFAAAARGLLTAIERKLHPRRPSRLPSDQALRLVSTMVGAVVLARLVDDPALAQRLLEVAAHSAEPSPGRA, from the coding sequence ATGCGATACCCCGAAGGCCACAACCAAGCCGTGCGCGAGCGAATCCTCAGTTCTGCCGCTGAGGAGTTGCGCCGTAACGGCCTTTCGGGCATCGGCATCCCCGCCCTGATGAAGCGCGCCGGCCTCACCCATGGAGCCTTCTATTCCCATTTCCCCAACCGTGAGGCCCTTGTCGCCGAGGCCATTCGTGCAGCGGCCGCCGCCAGTGCTGACGGTCCACTGGCAGGGTCTTCCACCCTCGAGCAGAGCCTCGCCCAATACCTCTCTCCTGAGCACCTTGCCCACCCAGAGCGTGGCTGCGTCATTGCTGCGCTCGGCGGCGAGGGCGCCCGTCAGCCGGCCCCGGTGCGCTCAGCCTTCGCGGCGGCTGCCCGAGGCTTGCTGACGGCGATCGAGCGCAAGCTGCATCCCCGCCGTCCTTCCCGTCTGCCCAGCGACCAGGCCCTGCGCCTGGTGTCCACCATGGTGGGAGCCGTGGTACTGGCTCGCCTGGTAGACGATCCCGCTCTGGCCCAGCGGTTGTTGGAGGTGGCGGCACATTCGGCTGAACCTTCTCCTGGCAGGGCTTGA
- a CDS encoding SCP2 sterol-binding domain-containing protein, which translates to MTSIMATTYDHPALAAARSRGPAPPPPPLTLEEVRAIALAAGADDAAWVSLDHPDLSEELPHVLAAMPGARSLVPIVLRMHPENVRSPRRNVANLEFHRSGHEVDEIAARIARALDERGHRAMNPPMAFPMDMSTFPGRSWIVSHKRVAEAAQLGKMGLHRNLIHPRFGSFVLLGTVITSAEVAQAIAPLTYNPCIDCQLCVVACPVGAIEPSGAFRFSACYDHNYREFMSGFADFVEDVVESRNRQDFRDRVPLDQAVTTWQGLAYKPSYKAAYCVAVCPAGDDVIGNFVHDRPGHLRRVVKPLTEREETIYVVEGSDAEAHVRRRFPHKRVQRIRSSLRATRPQEFFGALALIFQRGPARGWAATYHFDLSGTDAVRATVRINDGQLEVEPGVLAGTPDLLVRADARLWIDIVSGRRSPVLAVLRRRLRITGDRRLLDRFAACFPR; encoded by the coding sequence ATGACAAGCATCATGGCAACCACCTACGACCATCCCGCCCTCGCCGCTGCCCGCTCCCGAGGACCAGCGCCACCGCCTCCACCGCTCACCCTCGAGGAGGTGCGCGCCATCGCGCTTGCCGCCGGTGCCGATGACGCCGCCTGGGTGTCGCTGGATCACCCCGACCTGAGCGAGGAGCTACCCCACGTTCTTGCCGCCATGCCGGGGGCTCGCTCGCTGGTGCCGATCGTGCTGCGCATGCATCCCGAAAACGTGCGCAGCCCTCGCCGCAACGTGGCCAACCTCGAGTTCCACCGCAGCGGCCACGAGGTGGATGAGATCGCTGCCCGAATCGCCCGGGCCCTTGACGAACGGGGCCACCGGGCCATGAACCCGCCCATGGCCTTCCCCATGGACATGAGCACGTTCCCGGGCCGCTCCTGGATCGTCTCCCACAAGCGCGTCGCCGAGGCGGCCCAGCTCGGAAAGATGGGGCTGCACCGCAACCTGATCCATCCCCGTTTCGGGTCCTTCGTGCTGCTGGGCACGGTGATCACCAGCGCGGAGGTAGCCCAGGCAATTGCCCCGCTCACCTACAACCCCTGCATCGACTGCCAGCTCTGCGTGGTGGCCTGTCCCGTGGGCGCCATCGAGCCCAGCGGCGCTTTCCGCTTCTCCGCCTGTTACGACCACAACTACCGCGAGTTCATGAGCGGTTTCGCCGACTTCGTTGAAGATGTGGTGGAGAGCCGCAACCGCCAGGACTTCCGCGATCGCGTTCCCCTCGACCAGGCTGTCACCACCTGGCAAGGCCTGGCCTACAAACCCAGCTACAAGGCCGCCTACTGCGTGGCCGTCTGCCCTGCCGGCGACGACGTCATCGGAAACTTCGTCCACGACCGCCCAGGCCATCTGCGTCGGGTCGTCAAGCCCCTTACCGAGCGGGAGGAAACCATCTACGTGGTGGAAGGCTCAGACGCCGAGGCCCACGTGCGCCGTCGCTTTCCCCACAAGCGGGTGCAACGGATCCGCTCCAGCCTGCGGGCCACCCGGCCCCAGGAGTTCTTCGGCGCTCTGGCCTTGATCTTCCAGCGGGGGCCGGCGAGGGGTTGGGCCGCCACCTACCACTTTGATCTGAGCGGAACCGATGCGGTGCGTGCCACCGTGCGCATCAACGATGGACAGCTGGAGGTGGAGCCCGGGGTGCTGGCGGGAACGCCCGATCTGCTGGTGCGCGCCGATGCCCGCCTCTGGATCGACATCGTCAGCGGGCGGCGAAGCCCTGTGCTGGCGGTGCTGCGGCGCCGACTACGGATCACGGGCGACCGGCGTCTGCTGGATCGGTTCGCGGCCTGTTTCCCCCGCTGA
- a CDS encoding SDR family NAD(P)-dependent oxidoreductase produces MTPFRTHHQQRFFDRYGPWAIVTGASSGIGRAIAGRLAEAGLNLVIVARSRGVLEDLAASLAAENSIQVRTIDVDVALEASLETIRTATADLDVGLLVASAGFGTSGPFLEADIKSEEEMLMVNCRAVLNACFHFGRRFSQRGRGGLVLLSSIVGFQGMPYAAHYAATKAYVQALAEALNVELRGCGVDVLSAAPGPTHSGFADRAGQRMGMALAPEEIAQPILDALGHRATIFPGFLSKLLTYALVPLPRWARVRIMGRVMADMTKHH; encoded by the coding sequence ATGACACCCTTTCGAACCCATCACCAGCAGCGCTTCTTTGATCGCTATGGCCCCTGGGCCATCGTCACGGGCGCTTCCTCTGGCATCGGCCGCGCCATCGCCGGCCGTCTGGCCGAGGCAGGGCTGAACCTTGTGATCGTGGCCCGAAGCCGGGGCGTTCTTGAGGATCTGGCGGCAAGCCTCGCAGCCGAAAACAGCATTCAGGTGAGAACCATCGACGTCGACGTCGCACTCGAGGCAAGTCTTGAGACGATCCGAACAGCGACGGCTGACCTGGATGTGGGCTTGCTGGTGGCCTCCGCAGGGTTTGGCACCTCCGGGCCCTTCCTTGAGGCCGACATCAAGTCAGAAGAGGAGATGCTGATGGTCAACTGCCGTGCGGTCCTCAATGCCTGCTTCCATTTCGGACGCCGCTTCTCGCAGCGGGGCCGAGGCGGCCTTGTGCTGCTGAGCTCGATCGTTGGCTTTCAGGGGATGCCCTATGCGGCTCACTACGCCGCCACCAAGGCCTACGTGCAGGCCCTGGCTGAGGCCCTCAACGTTGAACTCAGGGGTTGTGGTGTCGATGTCCTCTCCGCTGCCCCGGGCCCAACTCACAGCGGTTTTGCAGACAGGGCTGGCCAGCGGATGGGGATGGCCCTGGCACCGGAAGAGATTGCTCAACCGATCCTCGATGCTCTCGGGCACCGAGCGACGATCTTTCCAGGGTTCCTGTCGAAGCTGCTGACCTATGCGCTCGTGCCTCTGCCGCGATGGGCGCGGGTTCGGATCATGGGGCGGGTGATGGCCGACATGACCAAGCATCACTGA
- a CDS encoding AbrB family transcriptional regulator, whose amino-acid sequence MALTGPELLAKVKELGDASKSDLVRAAGYLSTKKDGSERLNFTAFYEALLEAKGVSLGDGGGNGKGRAGRSLSYTTKIQFNGNLMVGKAYTSLLDLKPGDEFEIKLGKKQIRLIPAGTSEDEE is encoded by the coding sequence ATGGCGCTAACCGGACCTGAACTGCTCGCCAAAGTCAAGGAGCTTGGTGATGCCTCCAAGTCCGATCTGGTGCGAGCCGCCGGCTACCTCAGCACCAAGAAGGACGGCAGCGAGCGGCTGAACTTCACGGCGTTCTATGAGGCGCTGCTGGAAGCCAAGGGCGTCAGCCTCGGAGATGGCGGTGGCAACGGCAAGGGAAGGGCCGGCCGCAGCTTGAGCTACACCACCAAGATTCAGTTCAACGGCAACCTCATGGTGGGCAAGGCCTACACGTCCCTGCTTGACCTCAAGCCTGGCGATGAGTTCGAGATCAAGCTGGGCAAGAAGCAGATCCGTCTGATCCCGGCTGGTACATCAGAAGATGAGGAGTGA
- a CDS encoding CDGSH iron-sulfur domain-containing protein, which produces MVKPSAAPGASITICPNGPYVVSGGVPLSEQSIVVNAAGDSIDYQQGRLYPSQATFELCRCGQSSTKPFCDGTHATVSFDGTTTCSHAPYLEQAETIAGPVLSITDAKALCSNARFCDPHGGIWALVKQSDEPDAHQLVVFQASHCPSGRLIAWERATGQSIESAHPPSIALIVDTKEGVNGPIWVRGGIPIHSEMGLAYEVRQQCTLCRCGRSANKPFCDGAHTPTHSA; this is translated from the coding sequence ATGGTCAAGCCATCTGCAGCCCCTGGGGCCAGTATCACCATCTGCCCCAACGGCCCGTATGTGGTTAGCGGCGGGGTGCCACTGAGCGAGCAGTCCATCGTGGTGAACGCCGCTGGTGACTCCATTGATTACCAGCAGGGCCGCCTGTATCCGTCCCAGGCCACCTTTGAACTATGCCGTTGTGGCCAGTCCTCGACCAAGCCGTTCTGCGATGGAACCCACGCCACAGTGAGCTTCGATGGCACCACCACCTGCAGCCATGCCCCATACCTAGAGCAGGCCGAAACCATCGCAGGTCCCGTGCTCTCGATCACCGATGCCAAGGCGCTGTGCTCCAATGCCCGTTTCTGCGACCCCCACGGCGGCATCTGGGCACTCGTGAAGCAGTCGGACGAACCAGACGCACACCAGCTGGTGGTCTTCCAGGCCAGCCATTGCCCCTCAGGGCGATTGATCGCCTGGGAGCGTGCCACGGGTCAATCGATCGAATCCGCCCACCCGCCATCGATCGCCTTGATCGTGGATACGAAGGAAGGCGTGAATGGCCCCATATGGGTGCGAGGTGGCATTCCCATCCACTCGGAGATGGGGCTCGCCTATGAGGTTCGCCAGCAGTGCACCCTCTGCCGCTGCGGCCGATCAGCCAACAAGCCGTTCTGCGATGGAGCCCACACGCCAACACACTCGGCCTGA
- a CDS encoding class I fructose-bisphosphate aldolase: MALEAFRQELIATATTIASPGKGLLAADESTGTIGKRFEAIALENTENHRRAYRSLLGTTSGLGEYISGVILYEETLFQDASDGTPILELFRRQGIIPGIEAYDQCLAEQGQEFVDACEAAKRGKPLVTDDNLAEFTALSQNGFAREPRELLALAQWPDHVTGFLVSCEPFHRPE, encoded by the coding sequence ATGGCACTCGAGGCCTTCCGCCAGGAGCTCATCGCCACCGCCACCACCATCGCTTCCCCGGGCAAGGGATTGCTGGCGGCCGATGAATCCACCGGCACGATCGGCAAGCGCTTCGAGGCGATCGCCCTCGAGAACACCGAGAACCATCGCCGCGCCTACCGCTCTCTGCTGGGCACAACCAGCGGGCTGGGCGAGTACATCAGCGGCGTGATCCTCTACGAGGAAACCCTCTTCCAGGACGCCAGCGATGGCACGCCGATCCTGGAGCTTTTCCGCCGCCAGGGGATCATTCCCGGCATAGAGGCCTACGACCAGTGCCTGGCTGAACAGGGGCAGGAGTTCGTCGACGCCTGCGAAGCCGCCAAGCGGGGAAAACCCCTGGTCACCGACGACAACCTCGCCGAGTTCACCGCCCTCTCCCAGAATGGGTTTGCCCGCGAGCCCCGGGAATTACTAGCGCTGGCCCAGTGGCCCGACCATGTCACCGGCTTCCTGGTGTCATGTGAGCCCTTTCATCGACCTGAGTGA
- a CDS encoding AbrB family transcriptional regulator yields the protein MPLSGADLLSKVKELGDASKSDLVRAAGYVSTKKDGSERLNFTAFYEALLEAKGVTLGSATAAVGKGGRKLSYVATVQGNGNLLIGKAYTAFLDLQPGDEFEIKLGRKQIRLIPAGAADEEE from the coding sequence ATGCCCCTCTCTGGTGCTGATCTGCTGAGCAAGGTGAAAGAGCTAGGCGATGCCAGCAAGTCCGATCTGGTCAGGGCCGCTGGCTACGTCAGCACCAAGAAGGACGGCAGCGAGCGGCTGAACTTCACCGCCTTTTACGAGGCGCTACTGGAGGCCAAAGGCGTCACCCTGGGCTCAGCCACGGCTGCGGTGGGCAAGGGCGGCCGCAAGCTGAGCTACGTGGCCACGGTTCAGGGCAACGGCAATCTGCTGATCGGAAAGGCCTACACCGCTTTTCTGGATCTGCAGCCCGGCGATGAGTTCGAGATCAAGCTGGGTCGCAAGCAGATCCGCCTGATTCCTGCTGGTGCGGCCGACGAGGAGGAGTGA
- a CDS encoding PstS family phosphate ABC transporter substrate-binding protein, translating into MSRPFRLSLTLAVTLVFPVASGAALAQQQASTRPIRISGSSTVYPIVQAGISAFRQTTAGKGVRISLKETGSTAGFRDLCSGRVEISNASRPINTKELKACAAKGIRFIEVPLAFDALSVVVHPGNNWAKAVSTQQLSLLWNRNAQGRINRWNQVNPAWPKRPIKLCGAGGDSGTFDYFNKAINGDEDNSRRDYTASEDDNVVVNCVAGDPQALGYLGYGWFRSNSGRLKALAVVNPKGKPVLPSIQSVLQGQYQPLSRPLFIYVNDQALLESAEVRSFTTFLIRNAPAMVAKTNYIPFPDSTIRLVETKLYRHVLGTSFGGDLPVGLTIRDALQRSFDQHKRPEFR; encoded by the coding sequence ATGTCTCGACCCTTCAGGCTCAGCCTGACCCTGGCGGTCACGCTCGTCTTCCCCGTTGCCTCCGGAGCTGCTCTCGCCCAGCAGCAGGCATCCACCCGGCCGATCCGCATCAGCGGCTCCAGCACCGTGTATCCGATCGTGCAGGCGGGCATCAGCGCCTTCCGCCAGACGACGGCCGGCAAGGGCGTCCGCATCAGCCTCAAGGAAACGGGCAGCACCGCAGGTTTCAGGGATCTCTGCAGCGGACGGGTGGAGATCAGCAATGCTTCCAGGCCCATCAACACCAAAGAACTCAAGGCCTGTGCCGCCAAGGGGATCCGCTTCATTGAAGTGCCCCTGGCCTTCGATGCCCTCTCGGTGGTGGTCCATCCCGGCAACAACTGGGCGAAAGCCGTGAGCACCCAGCAGCTCTCGCTCCTCTGGAACCGCAACGCCCAAGGGCGCATCAACCGCTGGAACCAGGTGAACCCGGCATGGCCAAAGCGGCCGATCAAGCTGTGCGGAGCGGGCGGCGATTCAGGCACCTTCGACTACTTCAACAAGGCGATCAACGGCGATGAAGACAACTCCCGCCGCGATTACACCGCCAGCGAGGATGACAATGTGGTGGTGAACTGCGTGGCCGGTGATCCCCAGGCCCTTGGCTACCTTGGCTATGGCTGGTTCCGCAGCAACAGTGGCCGGCTCAAGGCCCTGGCGGTGGTCAATCCCAAGGGGAAACCTGTGCTGCCCTCCATTCAGTCGGTATTGCAGGGTCAATACCAGCCCCTCTCTAGACCCCTGTTCATTTATGTCAACGATCAGGCCTTGCTCGAAAGTGCCGAGGTCCGTAGCTTCACCACCTTCCTGATCCGAAACGCCCCCGCGATGGTGGCCAAAACCAACTACATTCCGTTTCCTGACTCCACCATTCGTCTGGTGGAGACCAAACTTTATCGGCATGTGCTGGGCACTTCCTTCGGCGGTGACCTCCCTGTGGGGCTGACGATCCGCGACGCCCTTCAGCGCAGCTTCGACCAGCACAAGCGGCCAGAATTTCGCTAA